From a single Candidatus Wallbacteria bacterium genomic region:
- a CDS encoding MBL fold metallo-hydrolase — translation MFRNTFFGTRGSLATPGPNTIKYGGNTSCHYLEIGNNRLILDAGTGIKPLGDFFLKNFKPPFNFNLFITHTHWDHIQGLPFFAPIYIPGTRINIYGPVNYADSLENIVGGQMTYVYFPVNFNELKAELSFKDLTETAMEIEDVKITTKNLNHPILTMGYRFEHKGRSLVTCYDTEPYYNMFSAEDEDTFNEAEVTVRDMNQKLLDFIANADLVIYDAQYTKTDYKKGYGHSTIDVAVYNCLAASVKKMAIFHHDPSRTDEQLEKMLDYAKSLISAANSKMEVIIAREGTSVDI, via the coding sequence TTGTTCAGGAACACGTTTTTCGGAACCCGAGGCTCTCTGGCAACTCCGGGGCCAAACACTATCAAATATGGCGGAAACACCTCCTGCCATTATCTGGAGATCGGGAATAACAGGCTGATCCTGGACGCAGGTACCGGAATCAAGCCACTGGGAGATTTTTTTCTCAAGAACTTCAAACCCCCCTTCAACTTCAACCTCTTCATAACTCATACTCACTGGGATCACATCCAGGGGCTGCCGTTTTTCGCTCCAATCTATATTCCGGGCACCAGGATCAACATTTACGGTCCTGTAAACTATGCGGACTCCCTGGAGAACATCGTAGGCGGTCAGATGACATATGTGTATTTTCCGGTGAACTTCAACGAGCTCAAAGCAGAACTTTCTTTCAAGGATCTGACAGAAACAGCCATGGAAATCGAAGATGTCAAGATCACAACTAAAAACCTTAACCACCCTATTCTGACGATGGGGTATAGATTTGAACATAAGGGACGCTCCCTGGTCACCTGCTATGATACTGAACCTTATTACAATATGTTCTCTGCTGAAGACGAAGACACATTCAATGAAGCCGAAGTCACTGTGCGCGATATGAATCAGAAGCTTCTGGACTTCATCGCCAATGCGGATTTAGTAATCTACGATGCCCAGTATACCAAGACGGATTATAAAAAAGGCTACGGCCATTCTACAATCGACGTTGCAGTATACAACTGCCTCGCCGCTTCTGTTAAGAAAATGGCCATTTTCCATCACGACCCCTCCAGAACTGATGAACAACTCGAAAAAATGCTGGACTACGCAAAATCCCTCATCTCTGCAGCAAACAGCAAAATGGAAGTGATCATAGCCCGGGAAGGCACTTCGGTCGATATCTGA
- the rpoC gene encoding DNA-directed RNA polymerase subunit beta', protein MWDLNNDFNGLRISLASPDDIKKWSFGEVKKPETINYRTHKPERDGLFCERTFGPMRDYTCYCGKYKSIRYRGIICERCGVEITKASARRERMGHIDLAASVAHVWFSRGTPSYISLLLDISPRDLEKILYFTAYIVLDPGPLPLVKKQILTEEEYSTYTEKYGEVFRAGIGAEAIKELLTEINLDDLINDLQNQMREKAGTAKKNVIKRLDVARMFKNSGNRPEWMIMDVLPVIPPDLRPMVQLDGGRFASADLNDLYRRVINRNNRLKRLINLGAPDIIIKNEKRMLQEAVNALIDNSKRIRPVTSGGGKRPLKSLTDMLKGKQGRFRQNLLGKRVDYSGRSVIVVGPKLKLHQCGLPKRMALELFKPFIMHKLVATGKAYNIKSAKKMLEKGHEELWDVLDEVIKGHPVLLNRAPTLHRLGIQAFEPILVEGNAIQIHPLVCNAYNADFDGDQMAVHVPLLMDAQAEARHLMLSTNNIFLPSSGKPTSVPTHDMTIGFYYLTRALDPVEKTEVEVSEYLLKRKLPYFFAGFIGKADEANKIPSGSEVDAKIVEKLTAAKIKKILVFGERFFSTFEEIQLAYQSEKLDLFSKFWLKLENGEFIRTTAGRVIFNGILPKNLRYINKQVKKADLSNIISDCFELNGTDVTVEMLDKLKEIGFKYATRSGLSISVGDLAIPPQKKEIIRKAENRTEDIQKRFVTQSITREEKRQSDIDIWNQAVEDMTDKMLENFKIEEDLGKFNSVYAMAISGARGNIQQMRQLTTMRGLMSNPNGNIIDFPIRSNFREGLKVTEYFISTYGARKGVVDTALRTADSGYLTRRLVDVAQDVIITEEDCGTINGVEIKPLRESRDINKLAVDEIMISMKDRISGRIAAEDIIHPATGEMLVHAGNEISRSKADQVDSAEVFIEVTENIVGMICSSVIVDPITGKVIIAADKIINRWAFNRIKNSGITQIKVRPRVVLRSPITCESKFGICQKCYSNDLATSKLVNIGEAVGVIAAQSIGEPGTQLTMRTFHTGGVAFAQRIVVSAKAPGTVSLDNLRSISKLDRSKHEVVAVGEKGGEEGPEVERDFDQDVREIVIKGYAEIIRHDGVRDKYVLPSGSQLKVVDGQKISAGDIIVEYNPNQIVAEYDGKVFFEKPQLKVKDGVVVSDGGRVIVDSPEGKEYYLVPQGAFIRVNDDAEIKAGDTIAEAVAEQKAVITGIDGHIEFYNMKVKNQRAIGEGGIIYIIPEDKSHFVQAEYPLPPGVKERRDEFEEDYEGVVLMVKNGNQIKYQDEILAIFSEINGSIRVNKGKYIQVKKDEKREYNISTDIPHSVDKKEKKVFFHTDQGGLVQIVTSKASKKAMEIKRVIINEEENYTLPKDLKIKVDDARIKQGDFAQKGEEIISARPFIAETDGQVELKVGGQLVEAEHNGLADVVKNLLIKNVRVISASKKSNLKEKLVGKILFSDVLSKSGQVMLKAGEKISEEWVNQNLVVSEIDGTLGLEEEITIDLTSVQDKDLVEKILSREIELNKKVLAKTDTVLNLELIAELRKNGIEKIYLRDNVITIRDTQDILLNRKEVFRDEIINRALSTDVINKKTGEVIAEAGTIIGEELCDRLDKEKFYVKKISITRTLKLRYPEGASLKVKPDTQVKAGQELIMPTHLNDIQTIDREDRYEIPKGIELLVKSGQWVKKDEALTSSCEPIVSGITGKVNFITIFDKETGEEMIKKITVYAGREFNFPATLPLKVKDGDFVKPGDPLTEEILFEELNKKEKEMNVLVFERMEKKYRISPEMKLLVDNNDDVSRGQKLAVLQNDKCHLERVNQETVNFKKAPYRITTRFKPIFDVDIRPLTDKQEKSKPLTAGVEIDLQNGEIVFSTKVKTGEYVISYHYLSDGVVKLIRKVTKEGKIRTSLDKVVVQTGEAHHITDGAEVKVEDLVLNMKGKRNFVDKIEGKVTTSTVMNQDTKRVIVREGEEITPKIARTLLRERNSLNLERMRIVDAVKTGDIIARFETVSKKTIDIVQGLPRVAELFEIRKPKKEAMIVENDGVVRLIGNNVIIESFDGFKKQYKTRSGVSNLLVADGEIVKTGDQLTDGNIFPKRLMEMAGFETAVSYLLNEIQRVYRSQGVRINDKHIEIILRQMFRKVMISESGDTELLQDELMNINDFKVLNDQLLKDTKAPARGMRILQGITKASLTTESFISAASFQETVRVLTKAAAAGKIDKLRGLKENIIIGRLFPAGTGFELYQRMEVAPLEEDKVEPQPVPEITEEEVVDEPGEAEA, encoded by the coding sequence GTGTGGGATTTAAATAACGATTTCAATGGTTTGAGGATCAGTCTGGCTTCCCCCGATGACATCAAGAAATGGTCTTTCGGAGAAGTCAAGAAACCGGAAACTATCAACTACCGGACACACAAGCCGGAGAGGGACGGACTATTCTGCGAACGTACCTTCGGGCCGATGCGCGATTACACCTGCTACTGCGGAAAATACAAATCCATCCGCTACCGCGGCATCATCTGCGAACGCTGTGGAGTGGAGATCACCAAAGCCTCCGCCCGCAGGGAACGGATGGGACATATCGACCTGGCCGCTTCTGTAGCCCATGTCTGGTTCTCCAGAGGCACTCCCAGCTACATTTCACTGCTGCTGGACATTTCACCCCGTGATCTGGAAAAGATACTATATTTTACTGCCTATATCGTGCTTGATCCGGGTCCTCTTCCGCTAGTGAAAAAGCAGATTCTGACTGAAGAAGAATACTCGACCTACACCGAAAAGTACGGCGAGGTGTTCAGGGCCGGAATCGGCGCTGAAGCCATCAAGGAACTCCTCACCGAAATCAACCTGGACGATCTGATCAATGACCTGCAGAATCAGATGCGTGAGAAGGCCGGGACAGCAAAGAAAAATGTGATCAAGCGGCTGGACGTGGCCAGGATGTTTAAAAATTCCGGCAACCGGCCGGAATGGATGATCATGGATGTGCTTCCTGTGATCCCGCCTGACTTGAGGCCAATGGTTCAGCTGGACGGCGGCAGATTTGCGAGCGCAGACTTAAATGACCTCTACCGCAGGGTGATTAACCGCAATAATCGATTAAAGAGACTGATCAACCTCGGTGCCCCTGACATCATCATCAAGAATGAGAAGCGCATGCTGCAGGAGGCGGTCAATGCCCTGATCGACAACAGCAAGCGGATCCGCCCCGTGACTTCAGGCGGCGGCAAACGACCGCTGAAATCGCTGACCGACATGCTCAAAGGAAAACAGGGCCGTTTCAGACAGAACCTGCTGGGCAAGCGTGTTGACTATTCCGGCCGTTCAGTGATCGTGGTCGGACCCAAACTCAAACTGCATCAATGCGGTCTGCCTAAGAGGATGGCGCTGGAACTCTTTAAGCCGTTCATCATGCATAAACTCGTAGCTACCGGCAAAGCTTACAACATCAAATCAGCCAAGAAAATGCTGGAAAAGGGACATGAGGAACTCTGGGATGTACTGGATGAAGTAATAAAAGGACATCCTGTCCTTCTGAACCGCGCTCCTACGTTGCACAGGCTGGGTATCCAGGCATTCGAACCGATCCTGGTCGAAGGCAATGCCATCCAGATCCACCCCCTGGTCTGCAATGCATACAATGCCGACTTCGACGGCGACCAGATGGCCGTGCATGTTCCACTGCTGATGGATGCCCAGGCCGAAGCCCGGCATCTGATGCTTTCCACCAACAACATCTTCCTGCCGTCAAGTGGAAAGCCGACGTCAGTACCTACTCATGACATGACGATCGGGTTTTATTACCTGACCCGCGCCCTAGACCCGGTTGAAAAGACCGAAGTCGAAGTGAGCGAGTATCTGCTGAAGCGCAAACTGCCTTATTTTTTCGCTGGATTCATCGGCAAAGCCGACGAAGCCAATAAAATCCCCAGCGGTTCTGAAGTCGATGCCAAGATAGTGGAAAAACTTACTGCCGCCAAGATCAAAAAGATTCTGGTTTTCGGCGAACGTTTCTTCTCCACTTTTGAAGAGATACAGCTTGCATATCAGAGCGAGAAACTGGATTTGTTCTCCAAATTCTGGCTGAAGCTGGAAAACGGTGAATTCATCCGCACTACTGCGGGGCGCGTGATTTTCAACGGCATTCTGCCCAAGAACCTGCGATACATCAATAAGCAGGTCAAAAAGGCCGATCTTTCCAATATCATCAGCGACTGTTTCGAATTGAACGGGACTGATGTGACCGTGGAAATGCTCGACAAACTCAAGGAAATCGGGTTCAAATATGCGACCCGTTCCGGGCTTTCAATTTCAGTAGGCGACCTGGCAATCCCTCCCCAGAAAAAGGAGATCATCAGGAAAGCTGAAAACCGGACTGAAGATATCCAAAAGCGCTTTGTAACGCAAAGCATCACCAGAGAAGAAAAGCGCCAGAGCGACATCGACATCTGGAACCAGGCTGTCGAAGACATGACGGACAAAATGCTCGAGAATTTCAAAATCGAAGAAGACCTCGGCAAGTTCAACTCCGTATATGCCATGGCCATCTCCGGAGCCCGCGGCAACATCCAGCAGATGAGACAGCTGACTACGATGCGCGGACTGATGTCAAACCCGAACGGAAACATCATCGACTTCCCGATCCGCAGTAATTTCCGCGAAGGATTGAAAGTCACCGAATATTTCATTTCTACATATGGTGCGCGAAAAGGAGTCGTCGACACAGCCCTTAGAACCGCCGACTCCGGATACCTTACCAGAAGACTCGTGGACGTTGCCCAGGATGTGATCATCACAGAGGAAGACTGCGGCACGATCAATGGAGTGGAAATCAAGCCATTGCGCGAATCCCGCGACATCAACAAACTGGCAGTCGATGAAATCATGATTTCCATGAAAGACAGAATCTCGGGCCGCATCGCTGCCGAAGATATTATCCATCCCGCCACAGGTGAAATGCTGGTCCATGCGGGCAATGAGATTTCCAGAAGCAAAGCCGACCAGGTCGACTCTGCCGAAGTATTCATCGAAGTCACCGAGAACATCGTGGGCATGATCTGCTCGTCTGTAATTGTGGATCCGATCACAGGAAAGGTGATCATTGCAGCGGACAAAATCATCAACCGCTGGGCATTCAACAGGATCAAAAACTCCGGAATCACCCAGATCAAAGTCAGGCCAAGAGTCGTTCTCCGCTCACCGATAACCTGCGAATCCAAGTTCGGAATCTGTCAAAAATGCTACAGCAACGACCTTGCTACCAGCAAACTTGTGAATATCGGTGAAGCTGTCGGAGTCATTGCAGCCCAGTCCATCGGCGAACCGGGCACGCAGCTCACCATGAGAACATTCCACACCGGCGGCGTCGCGTTCGCACAGCGTATTGTTGTCAGCGCCAAAGCCCCCGGCACTGTTTCCCTGGATAACCTGAGATCAATCAGCAAACTCGACCGCTCCAAGCATGAAGTCGTGGCTGTCGGGGAAAAGGGTGGAGAGGAAGGGCCGGAAGTTGAACGTGATTTCGACCAGGACGTGAGAGAAATTGTGATCAAGGGCTATGCCGAAATTATCAGGCATGACGGAGTGCGCGACAAATACGTGCTCCCCTCCGGTTCACAGCTTAAAGTAGTTGACGGGCAGAAGATTTCAGCTGGCGATATAATCGTTGAATACAATCCAAACCAGATTGTTGCAGAGTACGATGGCAAAGTGTTCTTCGAAAAACCACAGCTGAAAGTCAAGGATGGCGTTGTCGTATCAGACGGTGGACGTGTAATCGTGGACTCCCCGGAAGGCAAGGAATATTACCTGGTGCCTCAGGGCGCTTTCATCAGAGTCAATGACGACGCTGAAATCAAAGCCGGTGACACGATCGCCGAAGCTGTAGCTGAGCAGAAGGCTGTCATTACAGGCATCGACGGCCACATCGAATTTTACAACATGAAGGTAAAGAATCAGCGTGCCATCGGCGAGGGCGGCATCATCTACATTATCCCGGAAGACAAGAGCCATTTTGTGCAGGCTGAATATCCCCTGCCTCCTGGCGTCAAGGAACGGCGCGATGAATTCGAGGAAGATTATGAGGGTGTAGTTCTGATGGTTAAGAACGGCAACCAGATCAAATATCAGGATGAAATCCTGGCCATCTTCTCCGAGATCAATGGATCGATCCGTGTTAATAAAGGTAAATATATTCAAGTCAAAAAGGATGAAAAGCGCGAGTACAACATCTCCACCGACATCCCGCATTCCGTAGACAAGAAGGAGAAAAAAGTCTTCTTCCATACCGATCAGGGAGGCCTGGTGCAGATAGTCACTTCCAAGGCCAGTAAAAAGGCTATGGAAATCAAGCGGGTGATCATCAACGAAGAAGAGAACTATACTCTCCCCAAAGACCTCAAGATCAAGGTGGACGATGCCAGGATCAAACAGGGTGATTTTGCCCAGAAAGGTGAGGAAATCATTTCTGCCAGGCCATTCATTGCTGAGACTGACGGACAGGTGGAATTAAAGGTTGGCGGACAGCTGGTAGAAGCCGAGCATAACGGGCTGGCAGATGTGGTGAAAAACCTGCTGATCAAGAATGTCAGGGTGATCAGCGCCTCTAAAAAATCCAATCTTAAAGAAAAGCTTGTCGGCAAGATCCTGTTTTCGGATGTGTTGAGCAAATCAGGACAGGTGATGCTTAAAGCAGGAGAAAAGATCAGCGAAGAATGGGTGAATCAGAATCTGGTGGTTTCCGAGATTGATGGTACGCTTGGACTCGAAGAAGAAATCACCATCGATTTAACCTCAGTTCAGGATAAGGATCTCGTGGAAAAAATCCTTTCCAGGGAAATCGAACTCAATAAAAAAGTGCTGGCAAAGACTGATACTGTCCTGAATCTGGAACTCATTGCCGAATTGAGGAAGAATGGGATCGAGAAAATTTATCTGCGCGATAATGTGATCACGATCAGAGATACCCAGGATATCCTGCTCAACCGAAAAGAAGTGTTCCGCGACGAGATCATTAATCGTGCTTTATCCACCGATGTGATCAATAAAAAGACCGGTGAAGTCATAGCTGAAGCAGGTACGATTATCGGTGAAGAACTCTGCGACCGGCTGGACAAAGAAAAATTCTATGTCAAGAAAATCTCCATTACCCGCACCCTCAAACTCCGCTATCCGGAAGGGGCGTCCCTGAAAGTCAAACCTGACACACAGGTCAAGGCCGGACAGGAACTGATAATGCCGACGCACCTGAACGACATCCAGACAATTGACCGCGAAGACCGCTACGAGATACCCAAGGGAATCGAACTGCTGGTCAAGAGCGGGCAATGGGTCAAGAAAGACGAAGCTCTTACCAGTTCCTGCGAACCGATAGTGAGTGGGATCACGGGCAAGGTCAACTTCATCACCATTTTCGACAAGGAGACCGGTGAAGAGATGATCAAGAAGATCACGGTTTACGCAGGGAGGGAGTTTAATTTCCCAGCCACCCTGCCGCTAAAGGTGAAAGACGGAGACTTCGTGAAACCGGGCGATCCTCTTACAGAAGAGATACTTTTCGAAGAATTGAACAAAAAAGAAAAGGAAATGAACGTCCTTGTCTTCGAGAGGATGGAGAAGAAATACCGCATCAGTCCGGAAATGAAACTGCTGGTTGATAACAACGACGATGTCAGCAGAGGCCAGAAACTGGCTGTGCTGCAAAACGACAAGTGCCATCTTGAACGTGTCAACCAGGAAACTGTGAACTTCAAGAAGGCACCTTACAGGATTACCACCAGGTTCAAGCCCATCTTCGATGTCGATATCAGGCCGCTTACGGATAAACAGGAAAAAAGCAAACCCTTGACTGCAGGAGTAGAGATCGATCTCCAGAACGGGGAAATAGTCTTCTCAACCAAAGTCAAGACCGGTGAATACGTGATCTCCTATCACTATTTATCTGACGGCGTTGTCAAGCTGATCCGCAAAGTCACCAAGGAAGGCAAAATCAGAACGAGCCTGGATAAGGTTGTGGTGCAGACAGGTGAAGCGCATCATATCACAGACGGTGCAGAAGTTAAGGTGGAAGACCTGGTGCTCAATATGAAGGGCAAGCGTAACTTTGTAGATAAAATTGAGGGAAAGGTGACCACCTCCACAGTCATGAATCAGGACACCAAGCGGGTGATCGTGCGTGAGGGAGAGGAAATCACCCCGAAAATCGCCAGAACTCTTCTGCGCGAGCGGAATTCCCTGAATCTGGAACGCATGCGCATAGTGGATGCAGTAAAAACAGGCGATATCATTGCCCGTTTCGAGACTGTCTCCAAGAAAACGATCGACATCGTGCAGGGTCTGCCCCGAGTCGCTGAACTCTTTGAGATCAGGAAGCCTAAAAAAGAAGCCATGATCGTCGAGAACGACGGTGTGGTGCGTTTGATCGGTAACAACGTGATTATCGAGAGCTTTGATGGCTTCAAGAAGCAGTACAAGACACGCAGCGGAGTCTCAAACCTCCTGGTGGCAGATGGTGAAATAGTAAAAACCGGTGATCAGCTGACAGACGGTAACATCTTCCCCAAGCGGTTGATGGAAATGGCAGGTTTCGAAACTGCTGTCAGCTACCTTCTGAACGAAATTCAGCGCGTGTACCGGAGTCAGGGTGTACGTATCAATGACAAGCACATTGAGATCATCCTCAGGCAGATGTTCAGAAAGGTCATGATCAGCGAGTCGGGTGATACTGAACTGCTGCAGGATGAACTCATGAACATCAACGATTTCAAGGTTCTGAACGACCAGCTCCTCAAGGATACCAAAGCGCCAGCCAGAGGCATGAGAATCCTTCAGGGTATCACAAAAGCCTCTCTGACTACTGAAAGTTTCATCTCTGCCGCCTCCTTCCAGGAAACTGTCAGGGTACTGACAAAGGCTGCAGCTGCTGGAAAAATTGACAAACTGAGAGGATTGAAGGAGAACATCATAATCGGCCGTCTGTTCCCGGCTGGAACAGGGTTTGAACTTTACCAGAGAATGGAAGTCGCCCCGCTGGAAGAGGATAAGGTGGAACCGCAGCCGGTCCCGGAAATCACTGAGGAAGAAGTGGTGGACGAGCCGGGTGAAGCAGAAGCCTGA
- a CDS encoding alpha-amylase family glycosyl hydrolase translates to MHRISREFIYFTDPLFYQVAIAGDWNRWAGAADGSFNPDSCLMEMNPLGEWFFSLAHLSDGRHEFKFIRDGEWETGENHVIHIRSGCLYDPSLGVLNAYFIEDDLIFLRIDSLRNHTLSAFKLDPEIGLILTSKSASEITLKLEEKAEISRNYQLLYTDGFEQGMILVDWGRKLKSFYSEKRLGSHFAQSGNQTVFRVFAPRATEVSLLIYGEVRTSDPRACGETEPEVFQMMRSADGVWETGIAGDLRGFLYRYRVDGPAGEGEGFSERPLSDPYALVNLYHDGPSMVYEGAFEFSAFSAPAPEDLLIYELHLRDFTVFDKTIRPELRGKYLGFLDTVGRDTGIGYLKKLGVNAVEFLPLHEFDEDPPGEYHWGYMSSLFFCPEAQYATSCYGGQVSELKAMVELFHKNGLAVILDVVYNHTGKPDHLAGFDSKYYYRQGCNYTRLNFSCCGNDLACENPMVRKMILDSLKYFLTEFRFDGFRFDLAELVGVDTLKMVEVELKKINPGVYLIAEPWSTRGDIKFQLKGSAFSSWNDFFRDRVRNFLLTRIQARELEMLISGSTGFFTAKPVQSVNYLECHDGYTLIDALNIERNFDGSAPDEISVKRAQLGAGLIFMSLGVPMISQGQELLRSKQGNGNSFDSGDTVNGIDWELKKKNSRIFELYRKLISIRNHQLYGPILKNSGGCSKCVFDYDPSNPQAICYRIYNCGSAMMMQLNGHPELSAEFSDLEISGVLLCDSCLGSADLAPAAQKIGPLDFRIYYIP, encoded by the coding sequence ATGCACCGCATATCGCGTGAGTTTATTTATTTCACTGACCCGTTGTTTTACCAGGTCGCCATTGCCGGTGACTGGAACCGTTGGGCCGGGGCAGCAGATGGCAGTTTTAACCCTGATTCATGTCTGATGGAGATGAATCCGCTTGGAGAGTGGTTTTTTAGCCTCGCGCATTTATCTGACGGGCGGCATGAGTTCAAGTTCATCAGAGACGGGGAATGGGAGACCGGTGAAAATCATGTGATCCACATCCGCTCAGGATGTCTCTACGATCCCTCCCTGGGAGTCCTGAACGCTTATTTCATTGAAGACGATTTGATTTTTCTGCGGATCGACTCCCTTCGGAATCATACCCTTTCCGCCTTCAAGCTGGATCCGGAAATCGGGCTGATCCTGACCTCGAAATCAGCCTCCGAGATTACTCTCAAACTGGAAGAAAAAGCTGAGATCAGTCGTAATTACCAACTGCTTTACACTGACGGATTTGAACAGGGGATGATACTTGTAGACTGGGGGAGAAAACTGAAAAGTTTTTACTCCGAAAAACGCCTGGGGAGTCATTTTGCTCAGAGCGGCAATCAGACTGTTTTTCGTGTGTTTGCACCCAGAGCCACAGAAGTCAGTCTGCTGATTTATGGTGAAGTCAGGACCAGCGACCCGCGAGCCTGTGGTGAAACCGAACCTGAGGTTTTCCAAATGATGAGGAGCGCGGATGGAGTCTGGGAAACCGGCATTGCCGGCGATTTGAGAGGTTTCCTTTACAGATACAGAGTAGACGGACCGGCAGGCGAAGGCGAAGGATTTTCAGAGCGGCCGCTCTCAGATCCCTATGCGCTGGTAAATCTATATCATGATGGTCCATCGATGGTCTATGAGGGTGCTTTCGAGTTTTCAGCGTTCTCAGCCCCTGCCCCCGAAGACCTGCTCATATATGAACTGCATCTGCGCGATTTTACGGTGTTCGATAAAACAATCAGGCCTGAACTCCGGGGGAAATACTTGGGATTCCTGGATACTGTCGGCAGAGACACAGGCATCGGCTACCTGAAAAAACTGGGGGTGAATGCTGTCGAATTCCTTCCATTGCATGAATTCGATGAAGACCCGCCAGGCGAATATCACTGGGGATACATGTCTTCTCTGTTCTTCTGTCCTGAAGCCCAGTATGCCACTTCCTGCTACGGAGGACAGGTCAGCGAGCTGAAAGCGATGGTGGAACTGTTCCACAAAAACGGGCTGGCCGTGATCCTGGATGTGGTTTATAACCATACCGGAAAGCCTGATCATTTAGCGGGATTCGACAGCAAGTATTATTACAGGCAAGGCTGCAATTACACCCGTTTGAATTTTTCCTGCTGCGGCAATGATCTGGCCTGCGAAAACCCGATGGTGAGAAAAATGATTCTGGACAGTTTGAAATATTTCCTGACTGAGTTCAGATTCGATGGCTTCCGCTTTGATCTTGCCGAACTGGTAGGAGTCGATACGCTCAAGATGGTCGAGGTTGAACTGAAGAAGATCAATCCGGGAGTCTACCTGATCGCTGAACCTTGGAGTACGCGCGGAGACATCAAGTTCCAGCTCAAAGGCTCGGCATTTTCTTCCTGGAACGATTTTTTCCGTGACAGAGTGAGAAATTTCCTGCTCACCAGGATTCAGGCTCGCGAACTTGAGATGCTGATCTCCGGATCAACCGGATTTTTCACCGCTAAACCTGTGCAGAGCGTGAATTACCTGGAATGTCATGACGGGTACACGTTGATTGACGCTCTGAACATTGAGCGGAATTTTGACGGCAGTGCACCTGATGAGATCAGCGTTAAACGTGCTCAGCTGGGCGCAGGTTTGATTTTCATGTCCCTGGGAGTCCCAATGATCTCCCAGGGTCAGGAACTGCTCCGCAGCAAACAGGGAAATGGAAACAGCTTTGATTCAGGAGATACGGTCAACGGAATCGACTGGGAGCTCAAAAAGAAGAATTCCAGGATCTTTGAACTTTATCGGAAGCTGATTTCAATCAGGAATCATCAGCTTTATGGACCGATCTTGAAAAATTCCGGCGGCTGTTCAAAATGCGTCTTTGACTACGATCCGTCCAATCCGCAGGCAATCTGCTATAGAATTTACAACTGCGGCAGCGCTATGATGATGCAGCTGAACGGCCATCCGGAACTGTCAGCAGAATTTTCAGATCTTGAAATATCAGGCGTATTACTTTGCGACAGCTGCCTCGGTTCAGCTGATTTAGCGCCTGCCGCTCAGAAAATCGGTCCGCTGGACTTCAGGATCTACTACATCCCTTAG